The following coding sequences lie in one Hyalangium minutum genomic window:
- a CDS encoding histidine phosphatase family protein, with protein MRHAEKDLTPGLADPGLTPEGQQRAQALRDTLRKSPISALYTTDTARTRATLAPLAASRKLEPQVYDAKQPALWVQRLRKQHRGQTVVVVGHANTLLSLIDALGAPRPVPELSDADYDYLFEVKLPPEGRASARASHYGAPAHTGSGMR; from the coding sequence GTGCGCCACGCAGAGAAGGACCTCACGCCCGGCCTGGCCGATCCCGGCCTCACCCCGGAGGGCCAGCAGCGCGCCCAGGCGTTGCGCGACACGCTGCGGAAGTCTCCCATCTCCGCCCTGTACACCACGGACACGGCCCGCACCCGGGCCACCCTCGCTCCGCTGGCGGCCAGCCGGAAGCTCGAGCCGCAAGTCTATGACGCCAAGCAGCCCGCCCTGTGGGTCCAGCGTCTGCGCAAGCAGCACCGTGGCCAAACGGTCGTGGTCGTGGGGCACGCCAACACCCTGCTCTCCTTGATCGACGCGCTGGGCGCCCCTCGGCCCGTGCCCGAGCTGTCCGACGCGGATTACGACTACCTGTTCGAGGTGAAGCTCCCTCCAGAAGGCCGAGCCTCCGCCCGAGCCAGCCACTACGGCGCTCCGGCCCATACCGGATCCGGGATGCGTTGA
- a CDS encoding FG-GAP-like repeat-containing protein, whose protein sequence is MNSYTCQCAPGYSGATCETNVNECESNPCLNGGTCTDGVNGYTCACTPGYSGATCATDVNECQPNPCLNGGTCTDGVNSYTCQCAPGYSGPGCATNINECSPNPCLNGGTCTDGVNSYTCQCAPGYSGTTCATNINECSPNPCLNGGTCTDGVNSYTCACAPGYSGATCATNINECSPNPCLNGGTCTDGVNSYTCACAPGYSGATCATNIDECSPNPCLNGGTCTDGVNSYTCACAPGYSGATCATNIDECSPNPCLNGGTCTDGVNSFTCACAPTYEGATCQSCSGTLADCNGLVSDGCEVNLQSDAAHCNVCSNACDMGQICSNAACQTPPSGQVPGTPINFPAPHNPLAPAVADVNNDGKLDILVANAESGSAATPSGSLSVFFGNRDATVQAEHYYTGAPLSSNAVVAADVDGDGWLDAVTVDGQTNLSSTNGSISVYLNRGASAPGLFGTLTSFTTGAPGSVHLCAGDFNGDGAVDIATTSVTTSNVSILLNDGDGHFSVSSPLIAIPSTGGVQSTIACRDLNGDGDPDIVVTSPSSARLNLLINQGNASFAAPVSYTNSRNGQTAGIAFGDADGDGNLDILSNGAAGAYLYVFKGAGNGTVASGVDSATGASAVANSALGVVASDFNGDGKLDAYILVTATTGGVRPMTGSGTGTFTSGTLVTTGSSPGLNAIAIADMNADGYVDLILTNKGSSTLTIVPNGL, encoded by the coding sequence GTGAACAGCTACACGTGCCAGTGCGCCCCCGGTTACTCCGGCGCTACCTGCGAAACCAACGTCAACGAGTGCGAGTCCAATCCGTGCCTCAACGGCGGGACGTGCACGGACGGCGTGAATGGCTACACGTGCGCATGCACCCCCGGCTATTCGGGCGCGACCTGTGCCACGGACGTCAATGAGTGCCAGCCCAACCCTTGCCTCAATGGCGGAACGTGCACGGACGGCGTGAACAGCTACACGTGCCAATGCGCCCCCGGTTATTCAGGCCCTGGCTGCGCTACCAACATCAATGAGTGCTCACCCAATCCTTGCCTCAATGGCGGAACGTGCACGGACGGCGTGAACAGCTACACGTGCCAGTGCGCCCCCGGTTACTCGGGCACCACCTGCGCCACCAACATCAACGAGTGCTCGCCCAATCCGTGCCTCAACGGCGGGACGTGCACGGACGGCGTGAACAGCTACACGTGCGCATGCGCTCCCGGTTACTCCGGCGCCACCTGTGCCACCAACATCAACGAGTGCTCACCCAATCCTTGCCTCAACGGCGGAACGTGCACGGACGGCGTGAACAGCTACACGTGCGCATGCGCTCCCGGTTACTCCGGCGCCACCTGCGCCACCAACATCGACGAGTGCTCGCCCAATCCTTGCCTCAACGGTGGAACGTGCACGGATGGTGTGAACAGCTACACGTGCGCATGCGCTCCCGGTTACTCGGGTGCCACCTGCGCCACCAACATCGACGAGTGCTCGCCCAATCCTTGCCTCAATGGCGGAACGTGCACGGACGGCGTGAACAGCTTCACGTGCGCATGCGCCCCTACCTACGAAGGGGCCACGTGTCAGAGCTGCAGCGGGACGCTCGCGGACTGCAACGGACTTGTCTCCGACGGCTGCGAAGTCAACCTGCAGAGCGACGCCGCGCACTGCAATGTTTGCAGCAACGCTTGTGATATGGGTCAGATCTGCTCGAATGCAGCGTGTCAGACTCCGCCCTCAGGCCAGGTGCCCGGAACGCCCATCAACTTCCCCGCACCGCACAATCCGCTCGCTCCAGCAGTCGCGGACGTGAACAACGACGGGAAGCTCGACATCCTGGTCGCCAATGCCGAATCCGGCTCGGCCGCGACCCCCTCCGGATCGCTCTCCGTGTTTTTCGGCAATCGCGACGCCACCGTCCAGGCCGAGCATTACTACACCGGCGCTCCGCTCTCGAGTAATGCCGTCGTGGCGGCCGATGTGGACGGCGACGGGTGGCTCGATGCCGTCACGGTCGACGGCCAGACCAACCTGTCGTCGACGAACGGGAGCATCAGCGTTTATCTCAATCGCGGCGCGAGTGCCCCTGGACTGTTCGGGACGCTCACGAGCTTCACCACCGGCGCTCCAGGATCCGTTCACCTGTGCGCGGGAGATTTCAACGGGGATGGGGCTGTCGACATCGCGACGACCAGCGTGACGACAAGCAACGTGAGCATCCTGTTGAATGACGGCGATGGTCATTTCAGCGTGTCCTCGCCGCTCATCGCCATCCCCTCCACGGGCGGCGTGCAGTCAACCATCGCTTGCCGAGACCTGAATGGTGACGGCGATCCCGACATTGTCGTGACGAGTCCCTCCTCGGCGCGTCTCAACCTCCTCATCAATCAAGGCAATGCTTCGTTCGCGGCCCCTGTTTCCTATACCAATAGCCGAAATGGCCAGACGGCTGGCATTGCCTTTGGCGACGCTGACGGAGACGGGAATCTCGACATCCTCTCGAATGGTGCGGCTGGAGCGTACCTGTACGTCTTCAAAGGCGCTGGCAACGGGACCGTGGCATCCGGTGTGGACTCGGCTACAGGAGCCTCGGCCGTCGCCAACTCGGCCTTGGGCGTCGTCGCCAGTGACTTCAATGGCGATGGGAAGCTGGATGCGTACATCCTGGTCACCGCGACGACGGGTGGCGTTCGTCCCATGACGGGCAGCGGCACGGGAACGTTCACCTCCGGGACGCTCGTCACGACGGGCAGTTCCCCCGGTCTCAACGCGATTGCCATTGCCGACATGAATGCTGACGGCTACGTCGATCTCATCTTGACCAACAAGGGTTCCTCGACCCTGACCATCGTCCCCAACGGCCTCTGA
- a CDS encoding serine/threonine protein kinase, which yields MVASVDPLNLQPGQMVDVWRIVRCIGRGGYAVVYEVEKDGQRYALKVACQTERSQDPRQTDARARREVACLQQLQHRHIIRMWAHGRWPDSRSGVLYIVLDFVDGCTLAQWVERTHPTPHEVVVLFLKLFDALEHIHSRNMFHRDLSLRNILVTREGEPVIIDFGAADYATADELTDGPLPPGTPRIRSPEAQRFWRAHQLDPQARYTFKATDDIFALGADLYDVLTDPLPTRGERRPPLGHAVMEPPTPHQATQGRVPQELSRYAMTLIHRDPEERPQTAKDARRPLEEFARFTGEDWRGTPVHPIASQLPPEPSEAAAAPVEEAPLPLRRPWRRPVIAGGLALGILAAAVTVLLHTPATPPPPAAPAGAEKPTSRPAPLPLLLPTQQEAHPSVKQPDNSPTLTRGAPPPPQTQKPQPRSRLSKLERCALLVASAAWLQAGCSGVQTRPEPGDCPEEAIRAMKALGWVLDIDYKTPTVMIDVTRPHPKKVGIAQTEENAVMEVKDGPVTGSLVFPFGKAPEDMRLDGHLWTTGDRVYGHYVRAHLPDGSTVPVCIELRSGFEVGLEKNPGSKPGHAIIDKVVDARAVTRWR from the coding sequence ATGGTGGCGTCAGTGGATCCTTTGAACCTCCAGCCGGGCCAGATGGTGGATGTCTGGCGCATCGTCCGGTGCATCGGCAGAGGTGGCTACGCGGTTGTCTACGAGGTGGAGAAGGACGGACAGCGGTATGCGCTGAAGGTGGCCTGTCAGACCGAGCGGAGCCAGGACCCTCGGCAGACGGACGCACGCGCCCGCCGGGAGGTGGCCTGCCTGCAGCAGCTCCAACACCGCCACATCATCCGCATGTGGGCACATGGGCGCTGGCCCGACTCGCGCTCGGGCGTTCTCTACATCGTCCTGGACTTCGTGGACGGTTGCACGCTGGCGCAGTGGGTGGAACGGACCCATCCGACGCCGCATGAAGTGGTGGTGTTGTTCCTCAAGCTGTTCGACGCGCTGGAGCACATCCACTCGCGCAACATGTTTCATCGCGACTTGAGTCTGCGGAACATCCTGGTCACCCGGGAAGGCGAGCCGGTCATCATCGACTTTGGCGCGGCCGACTACGCCACCGCCGACGAGCTGACGGACGGACCGCTGCCCCCGGGGACACCCCGCATCCGCAGCCCGGAGGCTCAACGCTTCTGGAGGGCCCACCAGCTCGACCCGCAGGCCCGTTACACCTTCAAGGCCACGGACGACATCTTCGCGCTGGGGGCTGATCTCTATGACGTGCTCACCGACCCGTTGCCCACGCGCGGCGAGCGGAGGCCGCCGCTGGGGCACGCGGTGATGGAGCCTCCCACCCCTCATCAGGCCACTCAGGGAAGAGTTCCGCAGGAGCTGAGCCGCTATGCGATGACGCTCATCCACCGCGATCCCGAGGAGCGGCCCCAGACGGCGAAGGACGCGCGGCGCCCGCTGGAGGAATTCGCGCGTTTCACGGGAGAGGACTGGCGGGGCACGCCCGTTCACCCCATCGCCTCGCAACTGCCGCCCGAACCTTCCGAAGCGGCGGCCGCGCCCGTCGAGGAGGCTCCGCTCCCCTTGCGCCGGCCATGGCGGCGGCCTGTCATCGCCGGGGGGCTGGCCCTGGGGATCCTGGCAGCCGCTGTCACCGTCCTGCTGCACACGCCCGCCACGCCCCCTCCGCCTGCAGCCCCTGCAGGGGCCGAAAAGCCGACAAGCCGCCCCGCGCCGTTACCCTTGTTGCTCCCTACCCAGCAGGAGGCTCACCCTTCCGTGAAGCAACCCGACAATTCCCCCACGCTCACCCGCGGCGCTCCCCCTCCGCCACAGACCCAGAAGCCTCAACCCCGGTCCAGGCTCTCGAAGCTGGAGCGGTGCGCGCTCCTCGTGGCCTCTGCCGCATGGCTTCAAGCGGGCTGCTCCGGTGTCCAGACACGCCCAGAGCCTGGGGACTGCCCTGAGGAAGCCATCCGGGCGATGAAGGCGCTCGGGTGGGTACTCGATATCGACTACAAAACCCCCACCGTCATGATCGACGTGACCCGGCCGCACCCTAAAAAGGTGGGCATCGCGCAGACCGAGGAGAACGCCGTCATGGAGGTCAAGGATGGCCCCGTGACAGGGTCTCTGGTGTTTCCCTTCGGAAAAGCGCCGGAGGACATGCGGTTGGACGGGCACCTGTGGACGACAGGGGACCGCGTCTACGGTCACTATGTCCGTGCCCACCTTCCTGATGGGAGCACCGTTCCCGTCTGCATCGAGTTGCGTAGTGGCTTCGAGGTGGGCTTGGAGAAGAATCCGGGCTCGAAGCCCGGCCATGCCATCATCGATAAAGTGGTCGATGCCCGGGCCGTGACGAGGTGGCGCTGA
- a CDS encoding helix-turn-helix domain-containing protein, translating to MQRLERQLIESTLRRYHYRKDHTAKALGLARSSLFKKLKQWGLGSEED from the coding sequence ATGCAGCGGCTGGAGCGTCAGCTCATCGAGAGCACCCTGCGCCGCTACCACTACCGCAAGGACCACACCGCCAAGGCCCTGGGCCTGGCCCGCTCCTCCCTCTTCAAGAAGCTCAAGCAGTGGGGCCTGGGCTCTGAGGAGGACTGA
- a CDS encoding CPBP family intramembrane glutamic endopeptidase, with amino-acid sequence MLHPLVRLGISLLAALALVLLLSIATAGVTMPMGGLGRQLLNSLLTCVAALAAMLGVGRYLERQGPARLGLGLQGAGRHAAWGLGLGTGLMGAVAAVLTVPGWIHWSAGPPGTVLQHGREMLLWLAIFLFAGIFEEVIFRGIFFRLLEEWLGSGVALLVSGALFGFVHMNNEHGSVVSAMAIAVEAGLLLGACYMLTRSLWFPIGVHIAWNCTQGVVFGLAVSGGAVHGVFEGRAVGPEVWTGGAFGPEAGAVSIVLSTLAGVALVVAARRRGQWRPLAPRQAPAEAVSEPDAR; translated from the coding sequence TTGCTGCACCCGCTGGTGCGGCTCGGGATCTCACTCCTGGCCGCGCTCGCGCTGGTGCTGCTGCTGTCCATCGCCACTGCGGGGGTGACGATGCCGATGGGGGGCCTGGGCCGTCAGCTCCTCAACTCGCTGCTGACCTGCGTGGCGGCCCTCGCGGCGATGCTGGGCGTGGGCCGCTACCTGGAGCGCCAGGGGCCTGCGCGGCTGGGGCTTGGGCTCCAGGGTGCGGGGCGTCACGCGGCCTGGGGCCTGGGACTGGGGACCGGGTTGATGGGCGCGGTGGCCGCGGTGCTCACGGTTCCCGGGTGGATCCACTGGAGCGCGGGCCCTCCGGGCACGGTGCTCCAGCATGGGCGCGAGATGCTCCTGTGGCTGGCGATCTTCCTCTTCGCGGGCATCTTCGAGGAGGTGATCTTCCGGGGCATTTTCTTCCGGCTGCTCGAGGAGTGGCTGGGCTCGGGCGTGGCTCTCCTCGTGAGCGGTGCGCTGTTTGGGTTCGTTCACATGAACAACGAGCACGGCTCCGTTGTGAGTGCCATGGCCATCGCGGTGGAGGCGGGGCTGCTGTTGGGCGCCTGCTACATGCTCACCCGCTCGCTGTGGTTCCCCATTGGGGTGCACATCGCGTGGAACTGCACGCAAGGCGTGGTGTTCGGGCTGGCGGTCTCCGGGGGCGCCGTGCACGGCGTCTTCGAGGGCCGCGCGGTGGGGCCCGAGGTCTGGACGGGCGGAGCTTTCGGACCGGAGGCCGGTGCCGTGTCGATCGTGCTCTCCACGCTCGCGGGCGTGGCGCTGGTGGTGGCGGCCAGGCGCCGGGGACAGTGGCGGCCGCTCGCTCCGCGCCAAGCTCCAGCGGAGGCTGTGTCGGAGCCCGATGCTAGGTGA
- a CDS encoding DUF2381 family protein, producing the protein MFRPNTLAVALATWLAALAASAQTALVGRSAPRSVVLTGQASESPLIFLAPGTVTVLLLDAPLVREAVEVEGRARFAVVDVGDRTVTLSPAVALGPSERLALRLTYREGFPASAVLLLTGQPGGADEVVNVLRPQQPGEACRVELSALHERCEAQRQELEALKARPATLSPAAFMLAGVVDEGGIRGLDLSAACFKASGSFRASGCNAFGAATWTVAAIYVSNLAGEPWAPAWAEVTPSAGGAPRRARAVLSGQAVIPPGASSPVAIEVEMPERQPPARLTEPHTLRVCNGDGSRCLSIPNVKL; encoded by the coding sequence GTGTTCCGACCCAATACCTTGGCTGTTGCGCTCGCCACGTGGCTGGCTGCCCTTGCCGCATCTGCCCAGACGGCGCTTGTGGGGCGCTCCGCTCCGCGCTCCGTCGTGCTCACGGGGCAGGCGAGCGAGTCACCGTTGATCTTCCTGGCGCCCGGCACCGTGACGGTGCTCCTCCTCGACGCGCCCCTGGTGCGGGAGGCGGTCGAGGTAGAAGGCCGGGCCCGCTTCGCGGTGGTGGATGTGGGGGATCGCACGGTCACGCTCTCTCCCGCCGTGGCGCTGGGGCCCTCGGAGCGGCTGGCGCTGCGCCTCACCTACCGCGAGGGGTTTCCTGCCAGCGCCGTGCTTCTGCTCACCGGGCAGCCGGGAGGGGCAGATGAGGTGGTCAACGTTCTTCGTCCGCAGCAGCCCGGCGAGGCGTGCCGCGTGGAGCTGTCCGCTCTGCACGAGCGGTGCGAGGCGCAGCGCCAGGAACTGGAGGCGTTGAAGGCACGGCCCGCCACGCTCAGCCCGGCCGCCTTTATGCTCGCAGGGGTCGTCGACGAGGGCGGCATTCGAGGACTGGACTTGAGTGCTGCGTGCTTCAAAGCCAGCGGTTCGTTTCGTGCCTCAGGGTGCAACGCGTTTGGGGCGGCCACCTGGACCGTGGCTGCCATCTATGTGAGCAACCTTGCCGGAGAGCCGTGGGCGCCTGCGTGGGCGGAGGTGACGCCTTCAGCAGGCGGGGCTCCGCGACGCGCTCGCGCGGTGCTCTCAGGCCAGGCCGTGATTCCCCCAGGGGCCTCCTCCCCAGTGGCCATCGAGGTGGAGATGCCCGAGAGGCAGCCTCCAGCACGGCTGACGGAGCCGCACACCCTGCGGGTGTGCAACGGTGACGGGAGCCGCTGTCTGTCCATTCCCAATGTGAAGCTGTAA
- a CDS encoding EF-hand domain-containing protein — translation MTNANSRSGGSSVKRAFQFGERPFLKGAGTHSPEAWFLGTKAENVEELERLVVEAIRDHAFWRRNFHPQDPTHITEQSKRHPAYLHAMDSLKDNFRSLLSFLKKSVPFFSGRYQGHMNWDTTLPSVLGYFAAMLYNPNNVAFEGSTATTMLEMIVGDDLCRMLGYSIPDEDAISKGAIRPWGHITCGGTIANIEAIWSARNLKLYPLALREALKAEPSLAAARAFTVTTCEGKTEPLSSLDTWSLLNLKVDDILALPGRLTAEHGISGDTITAALSKHSVQHLGVLEFSRRYLGDVKTSPVVLVPATKHYSFPKAAAVLGLGSANVIDVPVDRDARMSLPELERILRECLVARRPVYTVVGVIGSTEESAVDPLKGILELRHALQKSGLSFTVHADGAWGGYFASVLRPDEGPRKKETPHDPPPEVGMSGYVTAQLSALSRADSITVDPHKSGYIPYPAGALCYRNGAMRDMVTFKAPYIVHGDEEPAVGIYGLEGSKPGAAVAAVYLSHKVIRPTRSGYGQIHRRALFNCKRFYARLLCMAGPEDRFVIVPVPRLQAEIAGGDVEADVQFIRERIHRRSEEELLSDPEAMALLPELGPDQNILTYAVNFRNPDGSLNTDLELANRLNRAIYDLLSIDPGDEIYGYGMIVSTTDFSEEHYGKTFIEDYKKRLGVAASPGSTVTVLRSTTMAPWLLSTPEGNFLDVLEFELRDAILKSMMRDSMLQIFNEIDTNKDGVLDVPEVMGKFREKGYHDEEIDAFLQMCDLDKSGTVSMEEFLGAFSHFVAKSKLAGGASA, via the coding sequence ATGACGAACGCCAATTCCCGCAGTGGTGGGTCCAGTGTGAAGCGCGCCTTCCAGTTCGGTGAGAGGCCCTTCCTCAAGGGGGCCGGCACCCACTCACCCGAGGCTTGGTTCCTGGGCACCAAGGCCGAGAACGTCGAGGAGCTCGAGCGGCTGGTGGTCGAGGCCATCCGCGATCACGCCTTCTGGCGGCGGAACTTCCACCCGCAGGATCCCACGCACATCACCGAGCAATCCAAGCGGCACCCGGCGTACCTCCACGCGATGGACTCGCTGAAGGACAACTTCCGCTCGCTCCTGTCGTTCCTCAAGAAGTCCGTCCCCTTCTTCAGCGGCCGGTACCAAGGCCACATGAACTGGGACACCACGCTCCCCAGCGTGCTCGGTTACTTCGCGGCCATGCTCTACAACCCCAACAACGTCGCGTTCGAGGGGTCTACCGCCACCACGATGCTCGAGATGATCGTGGGAGACGATCTGTGCCGGATGCTCGGCTACAGCATCCCCGACGAGGACGCCATCTCCAAGGGAGCCATCCGGCCCTGGGGGCACATCACCTGCGGTGGCACCATCGCGAACATCGAGGCCATCTGGTCCGCCCGGAACCTCAAGCTCTATCCCCTCGCGCTGCGCGAGGCCCTCAAGGCCGAGCCCTCCCTCGCGGCGGCGCGCGCGTTCACCGTCACCACGTGCGAGGGGAAGACCGAGCCGCTGTCATCGCTCGACACGTGGTCACTCCTCAACCTCAAGGTCGATGACATCCTCGCCCTACCCGGGCGCTTGACGGCCGAGCACGGAATCTCGGGCGACACCATCACCGCGGCCCTGTCGAAGCACTCGGTCCAGCACCTCGGCGTCCTCGAGTTCTCGAGGCGCTACCTGGGGGATGTGAAGACCTCTCCGGTGGTGCTGGTCCCCGCGACGAAGCACTACTCGTTCCCCAAGGCGGCGGCGGTCCTCGGCCTCGGCTCGGCGAACGTGATTGACGTGCCCGTGGATCGCGACGCGCGGATGAGCCTCCCGGAGCTCGAGCGCATCTTGAGAGAGTGCCTCGTGGCGCGGAGGCCGGTCTACACGGTGGTCGGTGTGATTGGGAGCACGGAAGAGAGCGCGGTGGATCCGCTGAAGGGGATCCTCGAGCTGCGCCACGCCCTGCAGAAGAGCGGGCTGTCGTTCACGGTCCACGCGGACGGCGCCTGGGGCGGGTATTTCGCCTCCGTGCTGCGCCCCGATGAGGGTCCGCGCAAGAAGGAGACACCGCATGACCCGCCGCCCGAGGTGGGGATGAGCGGGTACGTGACGGCCCAGCTCTCGGCGCTCTCCAGGGCCGACTCCATCACGGTGGATCCGCATAAGTCGGGCTACATCCCGTACCCGGCAGGGGCGCTCTGCTACCGGAACGGGGCCATGCGCGACATGGTGACGTTCAAGGCGCCCTATATCGTCCACGGCGACGAGGAGCCCGCGGTGGGCATCTACGGACTGGAGGGCTCGAAGCCGGGGGCCGCGGTGGCGGCGGTGTACCTGAGCCACAAAGTGATTCGGCCCACGCGGAGCGGCTACGGGCAGATCCACAGGAGGGCGCTGTTCAACTGCAAGCGCTTCTACGCGCGGCTCCTGTGCATGGCTGGGCCAGAGGACCGGTTCGTGATTGTCCCGGTCCCTCGGCTCCAGGCGGAGATCGCTGGCGGCGACGTCGAGGCCGATGTGCAGTTCATCCGCGAGCGCATCCACCGGAGGAGCGAAGAGGAGCTCCTGTCGGATCCCGAGGCCATGGCGCTCCTGCCCGAGCTCGGGCCCGATCAGAACATCCTGACCTACGCCGTGAACTTCAGGAACCCGGACGGCTCGCTCAACACGGATCTGGAGCTGGCCAACCGGCTGAACCGGGCCATCTATGATCTGCTGAGCATCGATCCCGGGGACGAGATCTACGGCTACGGGATGATCGTGAGCACGACCGACTTCAGCGAGGAGCACTACGGGAAGACGTTCATCGAGGACTACAAGAAGCGCCTCGGTGTCGCGGCGTCGCCGGGCTCCACGGTGACAGTGCTCCGGTCCACGACGATGGCCCCGTGGCTCCTGTCGACCCCCGAAGGAAACTTCCTGGACGTGCTGGAGTTCGAGCTCCGCGACGCGATCCTGAAGTCGATGATGCGGGACTCGATGCTCCAGATCTTCAATGAGATCGACACGAACAAGGACGGCGTCCTGGACGTGCCGGAGGTGATGGGCAAGTTCCGCGAGAAGGGCTACCACGACGAGGAGATCGACGCGTTCTTGCAGATGTGCGACCTCGACAAGAGCGGAACGGTGTCCATGGAGGAGTTCCTGGGCGCGTTCTCGCACTTCGTGGCCAAGTCGAAGCTCGCGGGCGGCGCCAGCGCTTGA
- a CDS encoding serine/threonine-protein kinase, protein MARSLQSWSIPGVILFSQGELSYEVDLSRPLAQDLAQSRVGERCIPAWERTEKKRLREVLVRTLPAASGLDEVQFRMRARLREEARLATFLRHPKIARTFGPYEIQGVLYVVTERVAGASLNTLINQSMMREVVLSPAFCLYVGAEAASALHHAHTCTDETGAPLGIVHRDVNPARIFLGPEGGVLLTDFARARSLLPGRVATTLPRPQGDVFYCSPEALLGEEQDARSDLFSLGLVLLELATWHHVYNLGHLRPSELEAALPPQVKRRVLEASFMATRAELPEHAEDCILRAAALTRRDVEEITQRLAEPLRSILRRLLQRQPEERYPSAAAVEADLRAGLEGLGVPYGAQEALEEVLESLTDVGVPARRAEQARG, encoded by the coding sequence ATGGCCAGGTCTCTTCAAAGCTGGAGCATCCCGGGCGTCATCCTCTTCTCCCAGGGGGAGCTGTCGTATGAGGTGGATCTGTCTCGGCCGCTGGCCCAGGACCTGGCGCAGTCGAGGGTTGGAGAGCGGTGCATCCCCGCCTGGGAGCGCACGGAGAAGAAGCGCCTGCGCGAGGTCCTCGTCCGCACCTTGCCCGCGGCTTCCGGCCTGGACGAAGTGCAGTTCCGGATGCGCGCGCGGCTCCGCGAGGAAGCGCGGCTGGCCACCTTCCTGCGTCATCCGAAGATCGCCCGCACCTTCGGGCCCTATGAGATCCAGGGTGTCCTCTACGTCGTGACCGAGCGGGTGGCGGGGGCCTCGCTCAACACGCTGATCAACCAGTCGATGATGCGCGAGGTCGTCTTGTCCCCGGCATTCTGTCTGTACGTGGGGGCCGAGGCGGCCAGCGCTCTCCACCATGCGCATACGTGCACGGATGAGACAGGTGCGCCGCTGGGCATCGTTCATCGGGACGTGAACCCGGCGCGAATCTTCCTGGGCCCCGAGGGCGGGGTGCTGCTGACGGACTTCGCTCGTGCGCGTTCCTTGCTGCCGGGGCGGGTGGCCACCACGCTCCCGCGTCCGCAGGGGGACGTGTTCTATTGCTCACCCGAGGCGCTGCTCGGCGAGGAGCAGGATGCGCGCTCGGATTTGTTTTCGCTGGGGCTGGTGCTGCTGGAGCTGGCCACCTGGCATCATGTGTACAACCTGGGCCACCTGCGGCCCTCGGAGCTGGAGGCGGCGTTGCCGCCCCAGGTGAAGAGGCGGGTGCTGGAGGCCTCCTTCATGGCCACGCGGGCAGAGCTGCCGGAGCATGCGGAGGACTGCATCCTGCGGGCGGCCGCGTTGACGCGGCGGGATGTGGAGGAAATCACCCAGCGGCTGGCCGAGCCGCTGCGCTCCATTCTCCGCCGGTTGCTCCAGCGGCAGCCGGAGGAGCGCTATCCGTCGGCGGCAGCCGTGGAGGCGGATCTTCGGGCGGGCCTCGAAGGGCTGGGCGTTCCCTATGGAGCGCAGGAGGCCCTGGAGGAGGTGCTCGAATCGCTCACGGATGTTGGCGTGCCCGCCCGTCGCGCCGAACAGGCCCGCGGGTGA